Proteins from one Blattabacterium sp. (Blattella germanica) str. Bge genomic window:
- a CDS encoding cell division protein FtsQ, with product MVSLFYFSQKIHKNRNFKQFNIVIDPLSKDHFVNEEIIKNILFSKVEKIEKKNRSIMYIDNGKKLNNYPFIKRSEVFLSVDGTLNIQVWQKEPILRIKNGNQEYYLTKDAENLELSPFYSSKVILAKGIFSKKENKYLADLVQFINSDELLKNQIISIKKNDHNLFILIPKIGNHHIILGNIKNFKNKLNKLKAFYKQYLNKIDINQYKSIDLQYKDQVVAKKR from the coding sequence ATGGTATCGCTTTTTTATTTTTCTCAAAAAATACATAAAAACAGAAATTTCAAACAATTCAATATCGTTATTGATCCCTTATCCAAAGATCATTTTGTAAATGAAGAAATCATTAAAAATATTCTATTTTCTAAAGTAGAAAAAATTGAAAAAAAAAATCGGTCAATTATGTATATTGATAATGGAAAAAAATTAAATAATTATCCTTTTATAAAAAGATCTGAAGTGTTTCTGAGTGTAGATGGAACCCTGAATATTCAAGTTTGGCAGAAGGAACCCATTTTAAGAATAAAAAATGGAAATCAAGAATATTATCTGACCAAAGATGCAGAAAATTTAGAACTTTCTCCTTTTTATTCGTCAAAAGTTATTTTAGCAAAAGGGATTTTTTCAAAAAAAGAAAATAAATATTTAGCGGACTTGGTCCAATTTATAAACTCTGATGAACTACTCAAAAATCAAATTATTAGCATCAAAAAAAATGATCATAACTTATTTATTTTAATTCCAAAAATAGGAAATCATCATATTATATTAGGAAATATCAAGAATTTTAAAAATAAATTGAATAAATTAAAAGCATTTTATAAGCAGTACCTAAATAAAATAGATATTAATCAATATAAAAGTATTGATTTGCAATATAAAGACCAAGTAGTCGCAAAAAAAAGATAA
- the murC gene encoding UDP-N-acetylmuramate--L-alanine ligase — MNLNQVDFFYFLGIGGMGMSSLARYFHFMGKTVCGHDRIRTSLTQQLEKEGISINYYDCIEMLPKWVLSQKCLIVYTPAIQNHHKQWIYLRKYGKNIKKRSQVLSLITENQICIAIGGTHGKTTTCTLLGHILYSAGISVTAFLGGISENYKSNIILNGTKIFLVEADEFDRSFLYLSPNIACVTSFDQDHVDTYPKKETLKKAYIAFLNRIKKPYKKIFLCKEESFPLKNAIYYSVIKKESYYSNHLSIKGNEWYFDFHTPTETWKSLPLPIPGIHNLKNVTAALSISDYLKINQEKVRKALFLFQGIKRRYSIHYLSKKKIYIDDYAHHPTEINALIHTVKECFPNKKILGIFQPHLFSRTKFFEESFAKSLEHLDILILLDIYPARELPMKGINSNNLLEKIKMSSKNKEISTLSKVLEKIKEKHFDIILTIGAGDIDTLIIPIKKWLYKRYG; from the coding sequence ATGAACTTAAACCAAGTTGATTTTTTTTATTTTCTAGGAATAGGAGGAATGGGGATGAGTTCCCTTGCTAGATATTTTCATTTTATGGGAAAAACAGTTTGTGGTCATGATAGAATTAGAACTAGTTTGACTCAACAATTAGAAAAAGAGGGAATATCCATCAATTATTATGATTGTATAGAAATGTTACCTAAATGGGTATTGTCTCAAAAATGTTTGATTGTGTATACTCCAGCAATTCAAAATCATCATAAACAATGGATCTATTTAAGAAAATATGGGAAAAATATTAAAAAACGTTCTCAAGTATTGTCCTTGATTACAGAAAATCAAATTTGTATAGCCATAGGAGGAACACATGGAAAAACAACGACTTGTACCTTGCTAGGACATATTTTATATAGTGCAGGAATTTCTGTAACGGCTTTTTTAGGAGGAATATCTGAAAATTATAAATCTAATATCATATTGAATGGAACCAAAATTTTTTTGGTTGAAGCAGACGAATTTGATCGTTCTTTTTTATATTTATCTCCTAATATTGCATGTGTGACGTCTTTCGATCAGGATCATGTGGATACTTATCCAAAAAAAGAAACTTTAAAAAAGGCTTATATAGCTTTTTTAAACAGAATCAAAAAACCATATAAAAAAATTTTTCTTTGTAAAGAAGAGTCTTTTCCATTAAAAAACGCTATATATTATTCAGTGATAAAAAAAGAAAGTTATTATTCAAATCATCTTTCTATAAAAGGAAATGAATGGTATTTTGATTTTCATACTCCTACAGAAACATGGAAATCTTTGCCTTTACCTATTCCAGGAATACACAATTTAAAAAACGTAACAGCAGCATTGTCTATATCTGATTATCTAAAAATTAATCAAGAAAAAGTAAGAAAAGCTTTGTTTTTATTTCAAGGAATCAAAAGAAGATATTCCATACATTATCTATCTAAAAAAAAAATATATATAGATGATTATGCACATCATCCTACAGAAATAAATGCTTTGATTCATACTGTTAAAGAGTGTTTTCCAAATAAAAAAATATTGGGTATTTTTCAACCTCATTTGTTTAGTCGAACTAAATTTTTTGAAGAATCTTTTGCAAAAAGTTTAGAACATCTTGACATTTTAATATTATTAGACATTTATCCAGCTAGAGAACTTCCCATGAAAGGAATTAATTCCAATAATTTATTAGAAAAAATAAAAATGAGTTCTAAAAATAAAGAAATATCTACTTTATCCAAAGTTTTAGAAAAAATCAAAGAAAAACATTTTGATATTATTCTAACAATAGGTGCTGGGGATATAGATACCTTAATCATTCCTATAAAAAAATGGTTGTATAAACGATATGGATAA
- the murG gene encoding undecaprenyldiphospho-muramoylpentapeptide beta-N-acetylglucosaminyltransferase: MNNNISPRIIIGSGGTGGHIYPGIAIADELKKKIPGTNILFIGSKKHMEMKEIPKFGYSIEGICISGGKDKFFSIEGFILSIQLIYSFFLVNKIIKKFSPDIVIGTGGFVSFPTLYAAKKNKIPILIQEQNSFPGLTNRIFSRYAHKVCVAYEQAKKYFPKEKTIITGNPVRSEMFQLPSKKKACIHLGLKVERPIILSIGGSQGSNSMNNAWIKGLKKLIELDMQLIWQVGKLDIHRMKKNKMSHHSNFILMDFIENIPICYAAADIIVSRAGALTISEICLIGKPYILIPFPWSSDDHQNKNARILEEKEAALIIKNEEIEQRLVDSTIQLVNDSRMKKKMSQNILQLGKPRATNDIVNEILQIIL; the protein is encoded by the coding sequence ATGAACAATAATATTTCACCTAGAATAATTATTGGAAGTGGAGGGACTGGTGGACATATATATCCGGGAATAGCTATTGCAGACGAACTGAAAAAAAAAATTCCAGGAACCAATATTTTATTTATTGGATCTAAAAAGCATATGGAAATGAAAGAAATTCCTAAGTTTGGATATTCTATAGAAGGAATTTGTATTTCAGGAGGAAAAGATAAATTTTTTTCTATAGAAGGCTTCATTTTATCTATACAATTGATATATAGTTTTTTCTTGGTAAATAAAATTATCAAAAAATTTTCTCCAGACATAGTTATTGGAACAGGAGGATTTGTAAGTTTTCCTACTTTATATGCAGCCAAAAAAAATAAAATCCCTATTCTCATTCAAGAACAAAATTCTTTTCCTGGATTAACTAATAGAATATTTTCTCGTTATGCACATAAAGTATGTGTTGCTTATGAGCAAGCAAAGAAATATTTTCCAAAAGAAAAAACCATAATAACTGGAAATCCAGTTAGATCTGAAATGTTCCAATTACCTAGTAAAAAAAAAGCTTGTATTCACTTAGGATTAAAGGTGGAAAGACCTATTATTTTATCTATAGGGGGAAGCCAAGGTTCCAATAGTATGAATAATGCTTGGATAAAAGGTTTAAAAAAGCTAATAGAATTAGATATGCAACTTATTTGGCAAGTTGGTAAATTAGATATTCATAGAATGAAAAAAAATAAAATGTCTCATCATTCAAATTTTATTTTAATGGATTTTATTGAAAACATCCCGATATGTTATGCTGCTGCAGATATCATCGTGTCTAGAGCTGGAGCTTTAACTATATCAGAAATATGTTTAATAGGAAAACCATACATATTAATTCCTTTCCCTTGGTCTTCCGATGATCATCAAAATAAAAATGCTAGAATATTAGAAGAAAAAGAGGCGGCTTTAATTATTAAAAATGAAGAGATAGAGCAAAGATTAGTGGATTCAACTATACAATTAGTTAATGATTCCAGAATGAAAAAAAAAATGAGTCAAAATATTCTGCAATTAGGAAAACCTAGAGCTACAAATGATATTGTCAATGAGATTTTACAAATTATTTTATGA
- a CDS encoding FtsW/RodA/SpoVE family cell cycle protein, with translation MKEYEKNRDFFNSYLKGDRYLWAFISLLAIFSFLPVYSASTNLVTTYGGTNTVFSYLFKHALFLLVGFCILFFTQFIDYKYFYRMSIFSMPVVFILLVFTISQEKELDGVNASRWLHIPIINISFQTSSIAGLVLFIYCARYLAKKKTERINFINSFFSLLFPMFFIIGLIFPANGSTAVIVFISVLILLFIGGYPLTGVMGVLLMGILFAGIYIYSVIKWGDKNPMNRVYTWKSRIEKFLDHESEESYQMKQSKTAIVLGKKFGRGPGKSVLKAFLPQSSSDFIYAIIIEEYGSVGGIILLFIYLLILLRIMVIATKVKNYFCSLLVLAVGFPIINQALINMGIAVGLFPVTGQTLPLISAGGTSMWVTFFSFGIILSVSRIIYEDSTHTNNLVNKTNYNNYNSS, from the coding sequence ATGAAAGAATATGAGAAAAATAGAGATTTTTTCAACAGTTATCTGAAAGGAGATAGATATTTATGGGCCTTTATCTCTTTATTAGCTATATTTTCTTTTTTACCAGTATATTCCGCTAGTACAAATTTAGTCACTACATATGGAGGAACAAATACAGTTTTTAGTTATTTGTTCAAACATGCTCTTTTTCTCTTAGTTGGATTTTGCATTCTTTTTTTCACTCAATTTATAGACTATAAATATTTTTACCGTATGTCTATATTTTCTATGCCTGTAGTGTTCATTTTATTAGTTTTTACTATTAGTCAAGAAAAAGAATTGGATGGAGTCAATGCTTCTCGGTGGTTACATATTCCCATTATTAATATATCTTTTCAAACTTCCAGTATTGCTGGATTAGTTCTTTTTATTTATTGTGCTAGATATTTGGCTAAAAAAAAGACAGAACGTATCAATTTTATCAACTCTTTTTTTTCCTTATTGTTTCCTATGTTTTTTATTATTGGACTGATTTTCCCCGCTAATGGTTCTACTGCAGTTATTGTTTTTATTTCCGTTTTAATTTTGCTTTTTATAGGAGGATATCCATTAACAGGTGTTATGGGAGTTTTATTGATGGGGATTCTATTTGCAGGAATCTATATTTACTCTGTCATAAAATGGGGAGATAAAAATCCTATGAATAGGGTTTATACATGGAAAAGTCGTATAGAAAAATTTTTGGATCATGAATCTGAAGAAAGTTATCAAATGAAACAATCTAAAACAGCTATTGTTTTAGGAAAGAAATTTGGTCGTGGACCTGGTAAAAGTGTTTTAAAAGCTTTTCTTCCACAATCTTCTTCTGATTTCATTTATGCTATTATAATAGAAGAATATGGATCTGTTGGAGGAATAATCCTTTTATTTATTTATCTTCTAATTTTGCTTAGAATTATGGTAATAGCTACGAAGGTAAAAAATTATTTTTGCTCTTTGTTGGTATTAGCTGTTGGTTTTCCTATTATTAATCAAGCACTCATCAATATGGGAATAGCTGTTGGTTTATTTCCAGTAACAGGACAAACTTTACCATTAATTAGTGCTGGAGGAACTTCCATGTGGGTTACTTTTTTTAGTTTTGGGATCATATTAAGTGTTAGTAGAATCATATATGAGGATTCAACTCATACTAATAATTTAGTAAATAAAACAAATTATAATAATTATAATTCATCATGA
- the murD gene encoding UDP-N-acetylmuramoyl-L-alanine--D-glutamate ligase, with protein MKKKLIVVLGGGESGVGAALLAKKNGLKIFLSDSGIILNKYKKILIKNKISFEDQGHTESIITQKAIKIIKSPGISRKNSFIKRINFLGIPIQSELEFGKSYLDHSYIISITGSNGKTTTSSIIYKILKREGIDVGIAGNIGRSFSKEVIKKKDVYVLEVSSFQLDDCQIFRSNIAVLLNITEDHLDRYDDIESYMHSKFKIATLQKKEDIFIYNHDDPLIRKGLKKYPIFSHCIPFSIKEELHIGAYIKNNKIFIRNQKNQEICFFNVKDIPLIGDHNLYNIMASLMISEIFNVKKKSIVSTILKLKPIEHRMEKILSINGVQFINDSKATNVHAVFSAFKSMNGPIIWIAGGKDKGNNYIELIPLVQKKVKAIICLGINNEKIYNFFKDIIDIILETKSIQKAVYMAYILSSHGDNILLSPACSSFDLFKDYKERGNQFKKEVKKLFYERI; from the coding sequence ATGAAAAAAAAACTCATAGTAGTATTGGGTGGAGGAGAAAGTGGGGTAGGAGCTGCTTTATTAGCCAAAAAAAATGGATTAAAAATATTTTTGTCTGATTCAGGAATTATTTTAAATAAATACAAAAAAATTTTAATAAAAAATAAAATTTCTTTTGAAGATCAAGGACATACAGAAAGCATAATAACTCAAAAAGCTATAAAAATCATAAAAAGTCCTGGAATTTCTAGAAAAAACTCTTTTATAAAAAGAATTAATTTTTTGGGAATTCCTATTCAATCCGAATTAGAATTCGGAAAAAGTTATCTAGACCACTCCTATATTATAAGTATAACAGGAAGTAATGGAAAAACAACGACAAGTTCCATAATTTATAAAATCCTTAAAAGAGAAGGAATTGATGTCGGAATCGCAGGAAATATTGGACGTAGTTTTTCTAAAGAAGTTATAAAAAAAAAAGACGTTTATGTATTAGAAGTCAGTAGTTTTCAATTAGATGATTGTCAAATATTTAGATCAAATATTGCAGTTTTGTTAAATATTACAGAAGATCATTTAGATAGATATGATGATATAGAAAGTTACATGCATTCCAAATTTAAAATAGCAACTTTGCAAAAAAAAGAAGATATTTTCATTTATAATCATGATGATCCTCTCATAAGAAAAGGATTAAAAAAGTATCCTATTTTTTCTCACTGTATTCCTTTTTCTATAAAAGAAGAATTACATATTGGTGCTTACATAAAAAATAACAAAATATTTATTCGAAATCAAAAAAATCAGGAAATATGTTTTTTTAATGTGAAAGATATTCCTTTAATAGGAGATCATAATCTATATAATATTATGGCTTCATTAATGATCTCCGAAATATTCAACGTCAAAAAAAAATCAATAGTTTCTACAATATTAAAATTAAAACCTATAGAACATCGTATGGAAAAAATACTCAGTATAAATGGAGTTCAATTCATTAACGATTCTAAAGCCACGAATGTTCATGCCGTGTTTTCTGCATTCAAAAGTATGAATGGACCTATTATATGGATAGCTGGAGGAAAAGATAAAGGAAACAATTATATAGAATTAATTCCCTTGGTTCAAAAAAAAGTGAAAGCTATAATTTGTTTGGGAATAAATAATGAAAAAATTTATAATTTTTTTAAAGATATTATTGATATTATTTTGGAAACAAAAAGTATTCAAAAAGCTGTTTATATGGCTTACATATTGTCTTCTCATGGAGATAATATTTTGTTATCTCCTGCTTGTTCTAGTTTTGATCTTTTTAAAGATTATAAGGAAAGAGGAAATCAATTTAAAAAAGAAGTCAAAAAACTTTTTTATGAAAGAATATGA
- the mraY gene encoding phospho-N-acetylmuramoyl-pentapeptide-transferase encodes MVFYKKIICWNHRKKNSIGEHIRNLGLIGQKEKEGIPTMGGIVMIFSTLIPTILFSSLKNIYVIILIITMLHMGFLGFLDDYIKIKYNKKGLSIMGKILGQILLGLLIGSTMYFFNTNVSIQKIDSNLLEKKEHGFKTTIPIPIFSSHKNEFDYAYLLSWYNKKWKKYTWIVFIPIVILIMTFLSNGANLTDGIDGLTAGISSIIFATLSLLSIISSNKIYSSHLHFIYIPHLDEILIFSFSFLGALISFLWYNTYPAQIFMGDTGSLTLGGVIATLAIINRKELILPILCGIFFIENISVIIQVLYFRYSKKKYGIGKRIFLMAPLHHHFQKLGYHENKIFNRFIIIQMMLSMLVLILLII; translated from the coding sequence TTGGTTTTTTATAAAAAGATTATATGTTGGAATCATAGAAAAAAAAATAGCATAGGAGAACATATACGAAATCTTGGACTTATTGGACAAAAAGAAAAAGAAGGAATTCCAACGATGGGAGGAATTGTAATGATATTTTCCACATTAATTCCTACAATTCTTTTCTCTTCTTTGAAGAATATATATGTAATTATTTTGATTATCACAATGTTACATATGGGGTTTCTTGGATTTTTAGATGATTACATTAAAATAAAATATAACAAAAAAGGACTTAGTATAATGGGAAAAATATTAGGTCAGATTCTATTAGGGCTTTTAATTGGAAGCACTATGTATTTTTTTAATACAAATGTTTCTATTCAAAAAATAGATTCCAATTTATTGGAAAAAAAAGAACATGGATTCAAGACCACTATTCCTATTCCCATTTTTTCTAGTCATAAAAATGAATTTGATTATGCTTATCTTTTAAGCTGGTATAATAAAAAATGGAAAAAATATACATGGATCGTTTTTATCCCTATAGTGATTTTAATTATGACATTTTTATCCAACGGAGCGAATCTAACCGATGGAATAGACGGATTGACAGCTGGAATTTCCTCTATTATTTTTGCTACTTTATCTTTATTATCTATCATATCCAGTAATAAAATATATTCATCTCATCTTCATTTTATATATATTCCTCATTTAGATGAAATCCTCATATTTTCTTTTTCTTTTTTAGGAGCTTTAATAAGCTTTCTTTGGTACAATACCTATCCAGCTCAAATTTTCATGGGAGATACTGGTAGCTTGACTTTAGGAGGAGTTATAGCGACTCTAGCTATTATAAATAGGAAAGAATTGATATTACCTATTTTATGTGGAATTTTTTTTATAGAAAATATTTCTGTCATAATACAAGTATTGTATTTTAGATATTCTAAAAAAAAATATGGTATAGGAAAAAGAATTTTTCTCATGGCTCCTTTGCATCATCATTTTCAAAAATTAGGATATCATGAAAATAAAATTTTCAATCGTTTTATCATCATACAAATGATGCTTTCTATGTTGGTATTGATTTTATTAATTATATAA
- a CDS encoding UDP-N-acetylmuramoyl-L-alanyl-D-glutamate--2,6-diaminopimelate ligase: MKKRLKDILKKVDVLKIVGKNTSKLIERISMYSKIIQKNMIFVAKKGKTTDGHEFITNAIQNGAHTIVCEKIPSSIHKKITYVLVPDSMNALGIISSNFYDHPTKKIKLIGITGTNGKTSVATILHQLFSKMGEKNILISTMGIQILSKKYPTTHTTPNIIEINKYLNLSIRKGCKYAFMEVSSHGIHQKRIAGLLFQGGVFTNITHDHLDYHESFDHYLSTKKFFFENLSKKAFALINSDDENSYKIIKDILSKTYFYGLKKNANFKIQILKESIHGSQLLIDGHKIFTKLIGTFNVYNLLAGYATAILLGKKKDNILKKIKNIKPIRGRFEQFISNSGIRVIVDYAHNPDGLKTVLNTLKKIKNDDGKLICVIGCGGNRDIKKRSLMGKIVYETCDVSIFTSDNPREEDREKILVDMKNFKSSIYKDKESILTFVNRKKAIETAIQIAKKKDIILIAGKGHETYQEIKGIRFPFNDMKIAQYLLKTYDQLRCCVKSEMK; encoded by the coding sequence ATGAAAAAGAGATTAAAGGATATTCTAAAAAAAGTAGATGTGTTAAAAATAGTAGGAAAAAATACTTCTAAATTGATAGAAAGAATTTCTATGTATTCCAAAATCATACAAAAAAATATGATTTTTGTGGCCAAAAAAGGGAAAACAACAGATGGCCATGAATTTATTACAAATGCTATACAAAACGGAGCTCATACTATAGTTTGTGAAAAAATTCCTTCTTCTATTCATAAAAAGATTACCTACGTTCTTGTTCCAGATTCCATGAATGCTTTAGGAATTATATCTTCCAATTTTTATGATCATCCTACAAAAAAGATAAAATTAATAGGAATTACAGGGACAAATGGAAAAACTTCTGTAGCTACAATACTTCATCAGTTATTTTCTAAAATGGGAGAAAAAAATATTCTTATTTCTACCATGGGGATCCAAATATTATCTAAAAAATATCCGACAACACATACAACTCCAAATATTATTGAAATCAATAAATATTTAAATCTATCAATTCGTAAAGGATGCAAATATGCTTTTATGGAAGTCAGTTCACATGGAATCCATCAAAAAAGAATTGCCGGATTATTATTTCAAGGAGGTGTTTTTACTAATATAACACATGATCACTTAGATTATCATGAATCTTTTGATCATTATCTATCTACTAAAAAGTTTTTTTTTGAAAATTTATCTAAGAAAGCTTTTGCATTAATTAATTCCGACGATGAAAATTCGTATAAAATCATAAAAGATATTTTATCTAAAACCTATTTTTACGGTTTGAAAAAAAATGCAAATTTCAAAATTCAAATTTTGAAAGAAAGCATTCATGGAAGTCAATTGCTTATTGATGGTCATAAAATTTTTACTAAATTAATCGGAACATTTAATGTTTATAATCTATTAGCTGGCTACGCTACAGCCATTTTGTTAGGAAAAAAGAAAGACAATATTCTAAAAAAAATAAAAAATATAAAACCTATCAGAGGACGTTTTGAACAATTTATATCGAATTCAGGAATTCGTGTTATTGTAGATTATGCTCATAATCCAGATGGATTAAAAACTGTTTTAAATACCCTTAAAAAAATAAAAAACGATGATGGAAAATTAATTTGTGTTATAGGTTGTGGAGGAAATAGAGATATAAAAAAACGTTCTTTAATGGGAAAAATTGTTTATGAAACATGTGATGTTTCTATTTTCACATCCGATAACCCTAGAGAAGAAGATAGGGAAAAAATATTAGTTGATATGAAAAATTTTAAATCCTCTATCTATAAAGATAAAGAATCGATTTTAACTTTTGTCAACCGAAAAAAAGCTATTGAAACGGCAATTCAAATTGCGAAAAAAAAAGATATCATTCTGATTGCTGGAAAGGGTCATGAAACTTATCAAGAAATCAAAGGAATACGTTTTCCTTTTAATGACATGAAAATAGCTCAATATTTATTAAAAACTTATGATCAGTTGAGATGTTGTGTGAAAAGTGAAATGAAATAA
- a CDS encoding penicillin-binding protein, with protein sequence MKRKRYILLYKSYLIGFLFIFIAALIIFNLFYIQNYSERYKKSVIEKTIRTNLIKAKRGNIYASDSSILAMSVIRYDIHIDFRSISEKLFQENIYSLCNSLESLFKKPKFFSIKNFSMKKKGNRYFLLAKNLDYPHFKILRNLPIFNKGQIKGGFIVEKKICRIHTLENIGKRTLGYDDHRGKVGLEGAFSKYLKGKDGKRLEQRISSKIWKPLKSGNEIDPEDGKDVYSTIDIYLQDIAYHALLQELSISKADHGCVILMDVKSGEIPAMINLEKTKKNTYEDLRNFAVWEGSEPGSTFKTMAILAALEDKKIDLDMIVNIKGGVMKLRGKKIRDSHYNGYAEMNPKQILELSSNVGIAKIIYENYKKNPEQFIGHLCKWKLDRKIGIEIPGESMPFIPKPGKKNWSSITLPWMTFGYNIKLTPLQILTFYNAIANQGKMIKPLFIREIKHHGKSIKKYTKPIIMNPSIAEKSSLIKIQNMLEGVVKNGTAKKYYNPEYPYAGKTGTTQLNYWIKGKPLSYNSSFVGYFPAKNPKYSCIVVISKPEKGYYGIEVAVPVFDKIAKSIYPKIEKKTFCKKKENQENLLKKIKESKNFFVEKWIMPNVISTPGKEIIPILENRGFHIQYQGIGKVVHQSIQPGNKLKRNQIIFLKLEE encoded by the coding sequence ATGAAACGAAAAAGATATATTTTATTATATAAATCTTACTTAATTGGTTTTTTATTCATCTTTATTGCAGCATTAATTATTTTCAATTTGTTCTATATTCAAAATTATTCAGAAAGATACAAAAAATCTGTTATAGAAAAAACGATTAGAACCAATTTAATTAAAGCTAAACGTGGAAACATTTATGCATCAGATAGTAGTATTCTAGCTATGTCTGTCATAAGATATGATATTCACATTGATTTTAGATCCATATCTGAAAAGTTATTTCAAGAGAATATTTATTCTTTATGTAACTCATTGGAATCTTTGTTTAAAAAACCAAAATTTTTTTCTATAAAAAATTTCAGTATGAAAAAAAAAGGGAATAGATATTTTTTGTTAGCAAAAAATTTAGATTATCCACATTTCAAAATATTACGAAATCTTCCTATTTTTAATAAAGGACAAATCAAGGGTGGGTTTATTGTAGAAAAAAAAATATGCAGAATTCATACATTAGAAAATATTGGAAAAAGAACATTAGGGTATGATGATCATAGAGGGAAAGTAGGACTAGAAGGAGCCTTTAGCAAATATTTAAAAGGAAAAGATGGAAAGAGATTAGAACAACGTATCAGTTCTAAAATATGGAAACCATTAAAATCAGGAAATGAAATCGATCCAGAAGATGGAAAAGATGTTTATTCGACTATCGATATATATTTGCAAGATATAGCTTACCATGCATTACTTCAAGAATTATCTATATCAAAAGCAGATCATGGATGTGTTATTCTTATGGATGTAAAAAGTGGAGAAATCCCTGCTATGATTAATCTAGAAAAAACCAAAAAAAATACTTACGAAGATTTAAGAAATTTTGCAGTATGGGAAGGAAGTGAACCAGGCTCCACGTTTAAAACCATGGCAATTCTTGCTGCTCTAGAAGATAAAAAAATAGATCTTGATATGATAGTGAATATAAAAGGAGGAGTCATGAAATTAAGAGGAAAAAAAATACGTGATAGTCACTACAATGGATATGCAGAAATGAATCCAAAACAAATTTTGGAATTATCTTCAAATGTAGGAATAGCAAAAATTATTTATGAGAATTATAAAAAAAATCCAGAACAATTCATAGGACACTTATGTAAATGGAAATTAGATAGAAAAATAGGGATAGAGATTCCAGGTGAAAGTATGCCTTTCATTCCAAAACCTGGAAAAAAGAATTGGAGTAGCATTACATTACCATGGATGACTTTTGGATATAATATCAAACTAACTCCTTTACAAATACTCACTTTTTACAATGCTATAGCCAATCAAGGAAAAATGATTAAACCTTTATTTATCAGAGAAATCAAACATCATGGAAAAAGTATCAAAAAATATACAAAACCTATTATAATGAATCCTTCTATAGCTGAAAAATCTTCTCTCATCAAAATTCAAAATATGTTGGAAGGAGTCGTAAAAAATGGAACAGCTAAAAAATATTACAATCCAGAATATCCTTATGCAGGAAAAACTGGCACAACACAGTTAAACTACTGGATCAAAGGAAAACCTTTGTCTTACAATAGTTCTTTCGTAGGATACTTTCCCGCTAAAAATCCAAAATATTCTTGTATTGTAGTCATTTCAAAACCAGAAAAAGGATATTACGGAATTGAAGTAGCAGTTCCTGTATTTGATAAAATAGCTAAATCTATTTATCCAAAAATAGAAAAAAAAACATTTTGCAAAAAAAAAGAAAATCAAGAAAATTTACTTAAAAAGATTAAAGAGTCTAAAAATTTTTTTGTTGAAAAATGGATTATGCCTAATGTCATATCCACTCCTGGAAAAGAAATTATACCTATCCTAGAAAATAGGGGTTTTCATATTCAATATCAAGGAATCGGAAAAGTGGTTCATCAGTCTATTCAACCAGGAAATAAATTGAAAAGAAATCAGATTATATTTCTTAAACTAGAAGAATGA
- a CDS encoding FtsL-like putative cell division protein, with translation MKTNIKDILKGKFLVKEDAYRSWNFIVFLTVLSLISITSSHMMDRKIRKITQISEEIKELKSEYADVHSKCMKMQLASFLRKKLVHVNGLKHLEVPPYELILED, from the coding sequence ATGAAAACAAATATCAAAGATATCCTGAAAGGAAAGTTTTTAGTTAAAGAAGATGCCTACCGTAGTTGGAATTTCATTGTTTTTCTGACTGTACTATCTTTAATAAGCATTACAAGTTCACATATGATGGATAGAAAAATTAGAAAAATAACTCAAATTAGTGAAGAAATTAAAGAATTGAAATCTGAATATGCAGATGTACATAGTAAATGTATGAAAATGCAATTAGCTTCTTTCCTTAGAAAAAAACTAGTTCATGTCAATGGATTAAAACATTTAGAGGTTCCTCCGTATGAATTAATCTTAGAAGATTAA